DNA sequence from the Liolophura sinensis isolate JHLJ2023 chromosome 1, CUHK_Ljap_v2, whole genome shotgun sequence genome:
GCTATTGGTCCGAGCAGACAAACAAATATACCGTCACAAATGCCCATGATCAAGCAAATGGCGATGAGGCTGGCGAAGTTATTCGCGAACGGAATACACATTGTGGTGGCGCCGAGGATGACAAAGGCAGTTTGCTGTAACAACACAGTGTTCACCCTGCTAAAGTCGGCGACTTTACCACAGACCAGTCGTCCTACCCCAGACGTAATACTCAGGCACATTACCAACAGGTTCCCGTTACTTTCTGGAAAGACATCTCGGGTATGTTTTACCTGAAACAGGCAAACATCCACATACAGTTATCCGatgcatttctttatttatctgacatgtttattatatttattttatagaaGTCGGAtaatatggaagccggataataTGGAAGCCTGATAAGGCCATCATCATAGCATCAGCGATGGCACGAAACAATGGTACGATGACCTCCTTATTCTTCCATATTATTTAGTTTGTTAGCTCATATTGTTTGTTAGTTCATCCCGAAGAATTTCTCTCTTATGCACTGGTGGCgagttttatggatgaaggaatcTAGAGTTCCTGGAGAAAACTGCCACATCATATTGCTGGAAATCAAGACGCCTCATATCAGGCATTCGTAGGACAACCACCAACCGTAATGAACGTTCAAAGTCAGAAATCATACAAAGATAATacaatttccaaaacatgattcaacacaaaccaccaatgaaTTAGAAAAGTAAATGAAGTAAACGACAATATGACAAGGAAAGCCGTATCATTCAATTCATGAAACCAAAGAACATTAGAAGTGTGGAAACCTTAAAATGTCcctgattgatttgtttgttttatttatttgattgttgttttacgccctactcaagaatatttcacttatacgacggtggctggcattattgtgggaggaaaccgggcagaaccacattccacttacggccggagaggaaacctgcatgagctggactggaactcacagcgaccgcattggtgagaggctccttctggcatgctaaccccctcgaccACGGATACTCCCATTCGTCATTGAGACAGGGACTGaatctacatgcatttgtaTGGTGACaaagcgattgaaagacaaacacCTTAACCACACTGACTGAAGTCTGGCACATCACAGGCAAAGCATTAACTCAAAGGTTTAGATATACGATTTCTGAAAAATGCATGACGTGATTCATTGTGGTATATACCAGGACTAGTAACTCTAGGTGCTATGTAGGCCAACTGATAGATTCTTTTGGTGCATACGTATGGAAGCAATCTGAcggtgtttttttaaaattaaacctTTGCTTAGATGTCTTTTTCAGGAGTTCACCACATTTCGGTAAACACATCATCATGGTgacaaaagaacaaaatgttTCCTTCGAATTATACGTCAGTAACCTCAATGTATACATCTTTTTACGACGATGAGGCCTTTTTTTATATGCGTGAAACGTAATTCAAGAAGACAATATAGGTTTATTAGGCACGATTAATTAAACACCGTAAGTTCCATTCAATGAACCTGTCATTAAGTCAGATGTTATTATATTAATGAAACTGTCTATCGTTTATGGgatgattgactgactgattgattatgGATGTTAATCGTCTTTATAGCTTCTCGACTGACTGACCGGAGCTACACCCACGTTTGTCACTTGAAATATTCAATGAATCCGACTGGTCATATCGAGGTGATTGTTTGAGACTCCCTATGTAATGCGTGGCTTAGTACAGATGACCTTTAACTAGATTTTACAGCTCAAATTCCTATGTTACCTATTGTATAGCTGTATATCTGATTTGAAACCCTAGACAGGAGTAGTTTTCACCCCTTCAATGTGTACTGCTAAAACGTGTTTAACCTTAGTGTTCCACTTCAAATCACTGATATCTGGGCAGAAGAAGACAGGTGAGTTAACATCTGTTGATGTTATAATGACCTATAGTCACATCCGCCTGGTATTTAATTCGCGTAAGCTGCAGATATACACGAGTTTAAGCAGCTTGAAACACGGTTTAAAAGGGATACACCAATTTTTCTTGTCAAAGGTCACCAAACTTCAACCGCAGCGGCTCAAGAAAAACATCTACAAACTAGAGGACATTGTAGTATTGCCGGGACATCGTAAACACAGGTATAAGCAAGCTCCTCACGTATTTGGGCTTGTTGACGTTAGCTcagtataaaaattaaaaatcaagCTTTAATAAATTTTGTTCTTGAAGTAATCAAATGTTTTCTGTGATCTGGTTGGTGAGTGCATGTGTAAGTAACTGTATGTAGGGTTGACACCGGTGGTATTGCATCATTTGGTTTAAGAAGCAGATAGCGAAGAGAGTCAGTACAAACCGCATTGAACACTTGCAATATACATGAGTAATCAGAAATGTACGTTGGAATGCAAACCATGCAACTACGGTTCTTTATCCTTTGTTGTAAAAGGAATTAATACGTATGTGAAGCACGTGTTCGTTTTGCACGCGAACAAAATCCACACATACCTCACAGTCACTTTCTCCGAAAAGGCCAAAAAAGAGCTTTAATGTCAATAAAGTTGACTCCTGCATGTCTTATGAATTCAAACGAGTTCTGCTCTTGGCGCAACACATGTTCTGGGAAGCGTTTAAAACTAGTTCTGTTTCACTGCTTTATCACAGTTACATGAAATTCGCATCAGAGATGAAACGTATTACGTGGAAAACAAAGAATAGAAAGTAAACAAAGATTCCCCACTGTAAGATATACTAACGACTAACGCTGACTTCCTGTTTCCGTAACGGACTTTGTATCTAAGATTTCTTTCATTAATTTTGATCAGCAGATATTCTTCCgtcaacatgtatacatgacgCATGTTGAAGCCCCACGTATATACGCGAATGTCATTTAAGCTTAAGGGGGCGAAATCTGGTCTCATTTTTCACCGTTTTTCGAAGAAATCCGTTGAAATTTTTGTCAAGGTATAGTGGCAACGACGAAGGAAGCAGACAAACAATTTGGCGGTATAACTAATTTCTGCGTAACGCCTTCCCCAAATCGGGGTtgaattccccccccccccccgcccttgCACAGGATCCTAATAAAACAAGGTGCggtacctatatatatatatatatatatatatatatatatatatatatatatatatatatatatatatatatatatatatataaatgatcaaTATTCTATTCCGTCTTCATTACTACACACAAACTAATGAACAATACTTACCAGATGAACAAAGGGAACAAAGTATCCGAACAGAGCTACGCCGGTAGATAGAACCCAGATGACGTATTTCTTATTGCGCCATATTTTAAAGTTTAGATACTTTTTGGTAAACGTATAGCATTCATTCATCCTTAGGGCGATACTCTCTGTAGACAGTGCCATGTGGGCGAGGTTCGATTCCTTGTGAATTTGAGGTCGCCATGTTAGCGTCATCCACATTAATACAAAATTCAGACCGCCCAGAAATATGAAAGTGTACTTGAGACCAATGGAGAGCAGTAACTGAGGCAGAAGCAAGGATAGACATATGGTTAATACGGCACTTCCGCTGGACACGATGCCGTTGACCAGACCAATACGCTTTTTAAAGTAATGCCCCAATATCGTAAGCGAAGGCCCATACACGAGTGATCCCCCGACACCGAGGAGGACACCGAACGTCAAGTACAGGAGCTCCAACTGTTCTACAAAGGCACTGGCCACGAGACCCACCGAGCTGAGGAGAGCTCCGAAGAAGGACACTTTCCGGATGCCCACTTGATCTGTGAGAATAGAAGCTGCCGTGGAAAGGAAGAATGTGAGGCCGGTACAGACAGACCCTACCCAGGCTGCAACAGATGGTAGATCATCGAGATATAGGGGAGGCTATCAACAAATGACAGGACATCAACATACGCAGCAAATTAAACACCAGCGTTTATTTCCATTTATCtcattcagttatttttttaatcaattaACCAGTTGTAGCTGTCTTAAATCACATGGTGTATTAGGCACATGCCACACTGACAGGAAACATCTACAGTTTATAGGTACAGAAGAGAGATTTAAACGGTTATTGTAGCCTCGTTATAACGAAGCTACGACAATGTTAATAAAATATTCACTGACCCAGACCCACTTTCACAACACTTTAGTATACGATTTTTCGAGACGTTTCTCAGACACTTCATCGTCATTTACGaaataaaaaagttacaagaaatttAATTTAAGAAGTTTCTGAAAGTGACATTGTGTTTTTAAGCATTTCATTCGACGGTATAGTACAATGCATGGCTTACCGCTTTTAAAGGAGACATCATCGTCTTGGCCCGCGTAGCGTTCCCGGATGGGAACGTAGAGAATCCCAAACGTGTTGATGATCCCAAACACAGTTCCATTGGCGAACATGGAAGTCATGCACACAACCCAGCCCCATCCTCCTTCTGGAGGAGTAAACTCGTGATGATCGCTGAGGGGTTTTGACTTTTCGTCTTTCTCATTGAAAGGTTTGTCGTCTATCTCGAAAGTCACCTGGCTCCCTAGTCTCATCGCCATGATTGTGCCTGCTGATGACTTCCGCTCTGTACAAGAGACACGGGGCCAGTCCGTGAGTGGCTAACTCTCCCTACTGGGCTTTTACAGCTTCACGGCGATCTAgcgagaaagaaaaaaaaagagaccgGGTCTTAAGGCTTCACAACTTTTACAGCCGTCCAGCTATACAGCGACTGATAACGAGGGACGTGTAAGTCTGTAGATGCAGAAGAGAGATTTACACGGTCCTCGTAGGCCGGGTTATCACGAATCACATGACTTCACTGCACTGTACCTGTAACTTTCTAGCAGAGTGACCTACCTTGGACGGGAAGAAAAGGTAAATTGTACCCTATATAAATAAAGTTAGGTATTGTACTAAGACGCTTTAAACGCTTTTTAGACGCTTTTACTAGACGCGTATGTAGGTCATCCATCCTCCATGTAACGTTTAGACTCTTAAGAATGACGAATTATGCCAAATGTATTGAAAGAAGcgtttacatgtgtacattggTCATCTAGTCAGGAAGCCAACTGGTAGAAGTTATGTAACAGGTAGACCAGCATAAGGATTTGGAAAGCTTTCAAATCATTAATCTGTAAAAAACAAGTTTTATAGAGGTGGCCAATGCCGTATATGCCAAGTATAATTATTCTGCAGCTTTTCGTGATTGTAAGCCAAGGTtagtttaattaaattattaagAATTAACTGGAGTGCATAAGTAGGGCTACGTGTACAGTTGAGCGTTAAGCCATGATTAGGGCCTTAACGATATAATGACTTGTGCATGTAACGGTCTCACAGAACATCTGCGAGCAGGGTTTATGCCATCAAGTTTTTGATATGATAACATGCGGCGTGATAgggaaaacaacaacaacaaaaaaaccatGTAAATCTATGGGTCCGTTGAAAGCTTTGTACAAAAGCCGTCTGATGGTGTCTTGCCAAAAATGGTAAAACTTTTTTAATGACTATTGCAAACTTTTTAATCTTAATATGCTGTAGGCCTTTATAATAGACAAGTAATCATCAATACATATCGGCTACATTTTCTCTATAAAAgtcatttataacaacatttgGTAACGAAGTAACGTTAGCATACTTTCATGTCTCTGTCTCTAGCATAGCTTAAGCGGTATACATGCAAACCTCTCTTAACCACAACAGGGTGATACCTCTTTAATGGCTAATAGCTATATACTGAAGGATTGATACCTGCAGTAGAACAGTAGCTTATCAGGGAGGGCACTGtcagtatataaagtatttcATCTAGCAAATAAGCCAGATAAGTCATTgacacagacaaaatttaacAGCTGCGACATGTATCAAAATTCGCTGAACTCGGTTTAGGTATACATGATTTACAAGGGCCAATAgctatcaatatatatatatatatacacacacacacacacacatatggcTAAACAAACAGCTTTGCAAACGATATGAGATATGCAACGGTGGCGACTTAGTATATTTACTATGAAACTGGCTTCTCTATATCTCCTTGACCGATTATGTCTTGTGTAAAGTCAATGTAAGTTATCTACTTACCGTGTAGCCGGGGATGATTTACTTGACGGATCTAGCAGTTATGATACTTCGTTGATACAGCGTTGGTTTACATACACAATGCTCAGGCATGATTTACACCcattgttattcatgtaggttATATAGTTTATTGTATACCAGACTGGGTCAATTGAATTGCACCGTCTTGTACCTAGCAGCTATAACATAAACAGCTGATTATGCGAAAAACAGAGCTGTTCAATAGGCCTTATGTGTATAACTAATTGCACAATAACCCTGATGGAGTGCACTGCATTACCGTAACAGTGTCAATGTTTTGATGGGATAATGTTTTAATGGATTGCCTTAAAAAAGCGGTTGTACTCAAAGGTGGATTGAGTCGAACCACAAGCTTTCGCGCACAAAAAATAGCATAAATGGAATTCTGCAACCTTGAGGTGTAAATTAACAGGTGGCGCTACTTTGTTAACATATGTATCTATTTTCTCGTGCGGTTCAAGCAAAGTAGTTGACGAATGAGATTTGACTTTGGGATAAGATAAGCTTACGCACGTCGTGTCTCACGAGGTAAAGTTTAAGGTACTGGAAGACTGGCCGGTTCAGATACCATGGGCGTATATGTAATTGTGTAGACTTTCACCAATTACGTCCTGAGTTCGAAACCAGCACCGATGAACCTGATTCTCAAGATACAAAGATTTCAAGATTTGTTCCACATATGTAATGGATCCAGtcttatatatttgtttgattagatGAGAAGGTATTTCTCGGAATTGGTGTGAAATCGCTTATTTTTCAGTGACTACACCATCACACCATTTCCCCTCATCTAAAACCTAGATTGCACACCTTTTCATGCATTTATCACAGCTCAGTCCATAGTCACATTTAAAAGCAGTTACGATGGCGGTTTCAACATGCATAACTATTGTAATTGGAGCCGTCAGTATACATTGTAAGAGTATGCAATATAGCACACTGAAAACACGTCTCATTGATAACGCTCAGTACAATTGCTGGTGTTTGTGTATTTCGTCGGTGCATGTGTGTTTCCCTCACTGACACGCTTAAGCATCTGTCAGCTGCAGGGCTCTATGTTTCTGCTTGATCCCTTAAAAACCAAAAGCTGTGTTAGCGTATAGACATGTGCTGTCAAGTCTTAAATACCCACAAGCAATGCTGGCTTAGATACAATGGCGCAAGCCTATCCGTACTCCCGCTTGTTTAATGCATGTCACAAACGATGTTCTGTGTAATGAAGTGTACACAACAATTCAACAAAGGTCGGCCTAAAAAATAATAGACACTCACTCTTCCCCCTGTAAAGTCGCTACAGCAGTTATGATCGGCGTCGTGAACGCATATGTGTGCGTCAgtgctttgtttgttttaaatatattttgcatGATTGTGCACATTGAAGTTTGATTCTCGTAAGTGTTGTTCAAAGGTAAAGCTTTTTAACCTATCACTCAAACTACATTTACGGTACTATACATATCGACAGTTTTGTTTAAATGAGGTTTGTCAAAGTTTGCCGCCAAATGTGGTAGTTCAAATGTGATAGTTCACAGTACTTGACAGTAAAGAAATTCTGCTTTTGCTACGTGTATgaatcataaaataaatattgttccTTCGACGCCATCCTGAATGTATAAAAAGACAAAGTAACATGATGAGTTTAATTACGCTCTCGAACAACATGGTTTATAAGGGACAAACTTCTATACCGTTTTCACAGAGGTTATAAATTGACTTGTAAACACAGTATGATAAAAGCTACATATATGCTTCATCATAAACATCACAATCCATATATAAGCAGTCCCTTTGTATATCACAAAATACATAGGAGTTAAACTTGTGAAAAGACTGAACGAGTACAGCCTCCGACAAAAGTTCAATTTTAGCATTGCTTTGTACAGACATGTGAAACATTTACACGTTAAATTCGAGGGCCTAAAGGACTCAACTATAGTCGATCGAATAATCGCATTTAAACATGAATGCTTTTGTCTGTTCCGGAATTTCCGTATCTTAGCCGAGCATTGTATGAGCTCAAGGGGGAATGTGAAGAAAGAGACAAATTGGAAAGACCCGGAACCAACGCACGACTTTTCAGCACTTTAAGAAGAATTTAAATGTATACAAGAACTAACCATTGTTACTCAGTCCCAGCGTGGCATGACGTTACACCCGTACATATGGCCGGGTGGGTGTGTCCGGAATGTTACAGGGGTGTCTTGTCATACAACAATTGTCGATAATctgctgtatgcatgtatatataaactccACGACATTAAACCCATCTATACTAACAACAGCAAGATGGAAATCTTTGGTAAAGACTTAATACATCTTAAAGGTGTATGGCTTTCAATATGTTTATGCCAAACACACGATTCCTGTGGCGATTGTCTTGGCACGTGGCTTTATACATTAAGTCCACACGTGCCAAACAACAGGTTAAGCCATATGTATTCACTATTTATCAAAGCGTCTAATGAGAACCGCTGTTCATGTGTCATTGTTTAAGGCCatgcagaaagaaaaataatcaagCAATATTAAATTAGGTTTACACtctaaattaaaacaaattcgAAAGCACATGCTCTCCAAGCGAGGTGGCACTGATACATTAACCCTTAGTAGCGTTATGCCTAAGGCACGCATGTATGCTTGCAGGATGGATGAAGTGTTACACTTCTTCCTTGCGTATCTGAGATCCGGTTACGCGACGTTCAGTGAGACTTGTCTTGTCGACTCGTCGAATGGAAATAGGACAAACTTCACACGATTTGTCTTTTGTGCCGTTCGACTAGAACAGAATTACGGTTCGATTTTGAGGAATTTTGAAAGTCGATGCGACAAATAGCACTGTATGTAAGGCAAATTAACCATAGACGTAGCTGACAATCTAATCATATAACATTCAACGTCCAAAGATACAGAAATCTGCATAGAAAATCGTATATATAGAAAATTCAaggaaaatgtacatacaccaaTTAATACCAACAGTGGAACGAACAAATAGTAGAACAACTTCATCGACGTCCTGCATGGTGCGTACAGGCCTGCATCTGATCCGTGAAACGGTACAGAATTCTTTCTGAGTAAACATGCTTCATTATGTGctggtgttacatgaagtaaGTAGTCGATGAGCTAAATATAGTATGATTGTACTCACAGGTGTGCACGGATCCAAGTGTCGTGTATATCCTACAGAAACTCAGGGCTTTAGATTCATGTATAGATTACCACTAGTAGAGTTTCTTACGTTCTCATATTATCGATACCAATATCTAACCGCTGGAGATTTAAAAGACGAAAACCAAACAGGATCTGGGTTGACTAGCTACACAACCAAATGCATATAGCACCAGCTGTGTAATACTGTTGCCAGATTTCCTGGTAAACGAATCCATGTTGACGGAGAGGACAACAATTACTAGGCCAGGATTTGTCTATTTTATACGTCCATTACACCACGAAGATGCATTGTAAGGGTCTATAATGGTAAAGTATAGCGTACAATATGTGTTGGTTTATCACACTACAACCATAAAGAACTATCGCATTTATGCATGGGCATATATTAGGCCTACCTGAATGACAACGTGAATGCGTGAGAGTGAGATAGTCGCCGAGGTCTCTACAGTGTTAACGGCTTTGGGCACCCAGAGGTCACTCTGACCGTTAGCCGTGCACGGCCACTAGACTCGATCTCCAATACGGCAATGGTGGCAGATGTTTCATCCACGGAATTGACACCATGCACTATGCAACACACGGAGTAATCAATTCATCGACACCTTATGTAACTAGCTGGATTCAGTATGTCCCCCTGCTGTGCTGACCACACGATATCAGTCGTGCAAATCTGTAATAACGCTGAGAATATTATTCCTTCAGTAGCCTTCCGTGTTGAGCCTAAAGCTACATCTTGTCCAAACACGCCTACAAGTAATGGATCCAGTTGTGTTCGGGGAGAACCATTTGGCTTTGGTATCAGCTTAAGTCAATATATCAATGCATCATTATTGAACACTGAGCTATCAGCCAGCAAGTTACTCTGGCGAAAGGATACTGAAGCATGCGAGATGATATGTATGATTTACAAAACCAAGACAAAAATgtcatggacaaaaaaaaatcgggCTACAAACATCGCTTTTTGAGAGTTGAACTTGCCTTGATATGATCACATGCAGTCAGGACAAACGACGCATTTAAAAAATATGCGTTAAACATGTATAGCTATATTTAtaatcttattttattttgtttttaagataAAATACATAGAAATGATTGCATTGTTTTTGTAAGTCAGGGGTGTAGGATCACAACAAACATTCTTATACCAATTGTCAACAACAATAAACGTTCAAAATCAATGCTTGCAAAACCAATTTCCAAAATgacgttcaacacaaacgaAGCTTAATCTCTATTAAAGTCGTGTATGATGCTGGTAATACGACTGATGTATGGTTAACTATCTTCTGAAATCAAATCATGAAATATGTTCCATTAGTACATTGTACAGCAGTAATCTATATATAGATGGAAACATATGAGAAAGAATATCCAATTCACGAAGTTGACCAAAAATCGATGAcggtagacaaatatattattcTAATTTCTTCTCCGGTCCTACCTGGAAAAATCATGTAAGCAACCTACAGATGCCAGTAGGTTCCCTCCAGGATCAGTCTGGTATTATCTGACCATgatgttggccgtcgtcgtataagtgaaatattattgagtgtgGCGTGAAATATcaattaacagaataaatagACGTACTCAAATAACTAATTTTAACTTTATTAATGCAATTAATCtaattacaacacaatgaaGGAATTTAAAATTAAAGGGTTCTTTAACATACGAGCCAGACAATATGTAACTGCATGCATGTCTGTCCTAGGTGAAGAAAAAATGCAATATACGACCAAAGACCTATATATGTGACATTAGTAGATAATCAATATATATGAAGTGTAtactttaaaacaaatgtacgtactcagtttacctcagatagCCAGTTATAGTCATTTCCTTAAACTTAAGCTTAAACTATAATTGACATTTGAgcatatgtttttaaaatctgcgCCTTTTGACCTTTTCCGCTTACACGACCCTAACAGCTGACCCACTCTATTCGCTGTTCCGAAACCACTTGACGCAGGAGGAACACCGATTCCTGTTTTATATAACACGCGTTTTATTCATCCTTTATATTTCCACAGGGTTACTCCCAAACCCTATATAACTGAGTTCACTAGTAATGGAGGCAATTTTAACTCCTACAGAAACCAGTATGTATAAACATATGGAAACACGTGACCCATTCTGTTCTGTAATGTATATCAGTGATATATTAGCGAGATATTTTATGGGAACACGGGatataaaacagaacaataacaacaacaacaacaacaacaataataataataaaaacaacaacgcGCAGTTCCGTCTAGGTTGTTAAAACTGGAAATATATTACCTTTACAATGGAATTTCTCCTCATAATACACGCCGTAAACAACCCGATTGTCTTTTAGTATATATACCCTAAACATTGTGAGTTGTTATATGTTTTCCCACATTTTAATATTATGTAATTAACACTTGAAGAGAGATGGCACTATTCATTATTTTGGCTTTTATGGGCCTACTGGAGTAAACAAGAACTGTCACTATGTTTAACAGTCAGTTCAGACCTCAGTTCAGTTTGACAGTGCGTTATTTTCCCCAACATTGACACATTAATAGGTATactgtttattgtcatttatggaacttattaaaattaatttatgtatacatgtcaccGGTGAATCATTAGACGTTGTATCGCAAACACCacgacttaaagccgcagccgagCCAACGATAACTGCGTTAAAGCCTAAGGCCTATATCTAACCTCAATGGTAAGAGTCGTTCCATTAAATCTAATTATACATGCATGGTTTTTGTTagtcatgcatatatatatatatatatatatatatatatatatatatatatatatatatatatatatatatatatatatatatatatatatatatatatatatatatctgtgtgcgtgtgtgtgtgtgtgtaaaccCTCGAAGATCGTATGAAAAATTGGgagccatgtatacatgtaggcactaTATATTTATAGCAACACTACCTGCACAGAAACTAAAGCGGTACTTTATCGTACCCTTGACATTTCAGCTGTTCTCTGGCGGACGACCCGGTGCTTAACACGGCTAAACACGTACAACACTGCATTTTCTACAGTACACCGTTATAACAGTACAGGTAAACTCAATTCT
Encoded proteins:
- the LOC135481772 gene encoding monocarboxylate transporter 10-like, with the protein product MAMRLGSQVTFEIDDKPFNEKDEKSKPLSDHHEFTPPEGGWGWVVCMTSMFANGTVFGIINTFGILYVPIRERYAGQDDDVSFKSAWVGSVCTGLTFFLSTAASILTDQVGIRKVSFFGALLSSVGLVASAFVEQLELLYLTFGVLLGVGGSLVYGPSLTILGHYFKKRIGLVNGIVSSGSAVLTICLSLLLPQLLLSIGLKYTFIFLGGLNFVLMWMTLTWRPQIHKESNLAHMALSTESIALRMNECYTFTKKYLNFKIWRNKKYVIWVLSTGVALFGYFVPFVHLVKHTRDVFPESNGNLLVMCLSITSGVGRLVCGKVADFSRVNTVLLQQTAFVILGATTMCIPFANNFASLIAICLIMGICDGIFVCLLGPIAFDIVGHSNASQAIGFLLGVISVPMMVGPPVAGLLYDSLGSYKIAFHVAGTPPIVGALLMFLMRRVSSEKQSRLRVGEDLDLPDDVDVTKEMIEFEVVGVEKYDDLSPMTQTSREKENGTLKDDGLSLRDGEKNTEKIINENYVPEKC